A window of Acidobacteriota bacterium genomic DNA:
GGTCACGACCCACGTTCCGCGCGCCGACGCCAAATGGCTGGGGCAGAGACTCTCGCAGCTTACCGGGGAACAGATCCGCGATTGCTTCCGCGCGGCCGGCTATAAGGACGAAGAAGTTACGATGTACGCACAGACCGTGCAGAAGAGGATCGCGGAACTGGCGGCGCTATGATGAATATGGAGATGCGATAGTGAAACTGATCATCGAGCCTGGCGACGGAGTGGCGCCGTTGCTGGCAGGTATCAAGAGCGCGAAGAAAAGTATCCGCATCGCCATCTTCCGCTTCGACCGGAAAGATGTGGAGTCGGCGCTGAAGGCGGCCGCAGATCGGGGTGTGAAGGTCACGGCCCTCATCGCATTCGCTAACCGCGGCGGCGAAAAGGTGTTGCGCATGCTGGAATTGCGCTGCCTCGCCGCCGGAATGACGGTTGCGCGCACCGACAAGGACCTTATCCGCTATCACGGCAAGTACATGCTGGTCGACCAGAAGGTGCTGTACATGCTGTCCTTCAATTTCACGCGCCTGGATATCGACCACAGCCGTGGCTTTGGCGTGGTGACCACCCGCGCCAACTGGGTACGCGAAGCGGGAAGACTTTTCGGCGCCGACTGCACGCGAACAAGGTACACGCCCAAGACGGATACGTTTGTGGTGAGTCCGGCGAACTCGCGGCAGGCGCTGGGCACTTTCCTGAAACGAGCGAAGAAGCAATTGCTGATCTACGACCCCAAGATCTCGGATAAAGAAATGCTTCACCTCCTGCAGGAACGGGCGAAAGCGGGCGTTGAGATCAAAGTGATCGGGTCGGTGGCTGGGCACCCGCCGTTCGACGTGCAAAAGCTGGCCGGAACACGGCTGCACACGCGCACCATCATCCGCGACCGGCGGCAGGCGTTCGTGGGCAGCCAAAGCCTGCGTACGGCGGAGCTGGACGCGAGACGCGAAGTCGGTCTCATCATCCAGGATGCGAAGGCCGTGAAACAACTGCTCGCGACATTTGAGGGCGACTGGGGCTCCAAAGGTGAAAAGGAAGCGCCCGCTCCGGCCAAGGAGCAGGATGATTGCAATGCCAAGGAGGCGCGATTGACGGA
This region includes:
- a CDS encoding phospholipase D-like domain-containing protein; this encodes MESALKAAADRGVKVTALIAFANRGGEKVLRMLELRCLAAGMTVARTDKDLIRYHGKYMLVDQKVLYMLSFNFTRLDIDHSRGFGVVTTRANWVREAGRLFGADCTRTRYTPKTDTFVVSPANSRQALGTFLKRAKKQLLIYDPKISDKEMLHLLQERAKAGVEIKVIGSVAGHPPFDVQKLAGTRLHTRTIIRDRRQAFVGSQSLRTAELDARREVGLIIQDAKAVKQLLATFEGDWGSKGEKEAPAPAKEQDDCNAKEARLTDRQADKAIEVFEKGLDPLAVSVKKAVRMAVDKAGDDVLHDTGVKDTMKKVVKKAVKKAVKEAVKEASEAAQGAQDIKDAKEAKAAKEA